In Haliscomenobacter hydrossis DSM 1100, the DNA window ATCTTGGCTACATCGAGGGGCACTTCAATTTCCCTTGGAATGCTGCTCAAGATTGGTTTTTCAATAAAATCGGCGATTATTTTTTGGAAAGCGGGTTTCTTATTCATATTTGTACCTTTTCAGAGGAATGAATATGGGTTAATTTATCCCTTTCCAAAGGTATAAATATCTTTGAATTTATCCCTCTTTGCAAAAATAAAATTGCACATATTTATTTACGCAAATTTTCCAATTTTTTCCTACCGAAAATCGGCCTGAAATCCCCTAAATTTACCCTTCCTTGATCATCACGTCAACGCACAAAACAGTCCAAACTATGGCATTCAAACCAAACATTAGTAAAAAACTTCCGCTACTGGCTTTCCTCATGCTGCTGATCTACTCCTGTATGAAGCTGCCACAAACCATTTCCGTTCAGGAAAGCTCGGAAAAAGCCGCCCAAAAGGCCAAAGATCTACAGGGCAAAACCTCGATTAAACTCGCCGATGGCCTCCAACTGAACCTCTGGGCGACCGACTCCCTGGCCCCCGACCCTGTGGCCATGGACATCGACCACCTCGGCCGCGTGTACCTCACCCGCACCAATCGCCAAAAAAACTCGGAATTCGACATCCGTGGCCACCGCGACTGGATGACCGAATCCATCGGCCTGCAAAGTGTAGAAGACCGTCGGGCTTTTTTGCGCAAAACCTTCTCTCCTGAGCGCAGCAAAGAAAACGCGTGGTTGGAAGACCTCAACGGTGATGGTTCGCACGATTGGCGCGACCTGGCCGTTGAACGCGATGAAATCTGGCGCCTCGAAGACCAAAATGGCGACGGCATGGCCGATAAATCAACCCGGATCCTGAACGACTTTTTCACTGAAGTGACTGACGTTGCGGGGGGCCTTTTGGTGACTGCCAAAAACATCTTTGTCGCCATTGCGCCTGACCTCTGGAAAATCAAATACAAGAAGGATGCAGTGGGTAAAAAAACCTCCATCGCCAATGGATACGCGGTACACATCGGATTCAGCGGCCACGGCATGTCGGGGGTGACCGAAGGCCCCGATGGCCGGATCTATTGGAACATTGGCGACATTGGCGCCAACATCACCACCGTGGACGGGAGAAATCTTCCCAACCCCAACTCCGGGATCATTTCCCGCTCCAATCCCGATGGCAGCGATTTTGAAATTTTCGCCACGGGCCTGCGCAATACCCACGAGTTTGCTTTTGACGAATACGGCAACCTCATCTCCTCTGACAACGACGGTGACCACCCCGGCGAAAGTGAACGCTTGGTACACGTCGTAGAAGGTTCGGATGCTGGCTGGCGCTCCAACTGGCAGTACGGTAAATATACCGACCCCAAAAACAACCGCTACAACGTGTGGATGGAAGAAAAACTGTATAAACCCCGCTGGGAAGGCCAGGCCGCTTACATCATCCCGCCGATCATGAACTACCACAACGGCCCCACGGGCATGGTATACAATCCGGGTACTGCCCTGGGATCAGCCTGGAAAAACAAGTTCTTCCTCGTGGAGTTTGTGGGTACGCCCGCGCGTTCACCCATCTGGGCTTTTGACCTGAAACCCAAAGGAGCCACGTTTGAGTTGAAAAGTGAAACCAACGTAGTAACCGGTATTCTACCTACGGGCATCGAATTTGGCCCTGATGGTGCTTTATACATTGCCGACTGGGTCAATGGCTGGGGTACCAAAAATTACGGACGGGTTTGGAAACTAGACGTTACCGCAGAAAAAAATGACCTCGCTGCCGAGCGCCGCGAGACCAAACGCCTGATGGAATTGGACTACGAAGCGCAAAGCAACGAACAGCTGGGAGAACTATTGAAGTATGCGGATATGCGCATCCGCCAAAAATCCCAGTTTGAACTGGTGCGCCGTGGCGGAAAAGGATTGGGTATTTTGACCCAGGCCATTTCCCAGCGCGAGCACCAACTGGCGCGTATCCACGGCATTTGGGGGGTAGGACAACTCACGCGGAGCAATCCAAAATACGGCACCATCCTTTTGCCCTTGTTGAAAGATGCTGATGCAGAGATCATTGTACAAGCGGTCAAAATGTTGGGGGATGCCAATATCACTACGGCTGGGCCAGCGTTGATTCCGTTTTTACAACATGAAAGTCCACGTCTGCGCTTTTATGCCGCGGAAGCCTTGGGCCAGCTCAAACACGCTCCAGCGCTGGAACCGCTGATTGCCTTGCTGAAAGCCAACAATGACGAAGACCTCTACATCCGCCACGCTGCGGTGTTGGCGTTGTCCAGAATTGGTCAGGCTGAACCGATCATTGCCCTAGCCAACAACCCCAGCAAGGCCTTGCGCACTGCGGCGGTATTGGTCTTGAGAAAATTGAAACACGAAAAAATCGCGCTGTTCCTGAACGATTCCGATGAGTACATCGTAACCGAAGCTGCTCGGGCCATCAACGATGATTTGTCGATCCCGGCGGCATTGCCCGCTTTGGCGGCCACGCTGAAGGAAAAAAGATTTACCGCTGAGCCGCTGTTACGCAGAGCCATTAATGCCGCACTGCGGGTTGGTGGAGCCTCCGAACTGGATCTCCTGGTCGCTTTTGCTACCCGTACCGACATCTCGGACCTCATCAAGGCAGAAGCATTGGCTACCATCGGTTCCTGGGCAAGTCCATCGCTTACCGACCGGGTGGACGGTCGTTACCGGGGCAAACTAGACCGCGATCCTGCCCTAGCGCGTACCAAGGTCAAACCTTTTGTGGCTGACTTTTTGAAAGAAAGTAACCCTGAAACACTGATCGCAGTGGCGGGGCTTCTGGCCAATTTGGACCTCACCGACAACAATGAGACCCTGGCCAAAATTTACAACGAAAACAGCAATGTCAAGGTAAAAGCCGCCGTGCTTACCGCACTGAACCGCCTGAAATACCAGGGCATCGAAGCGGTGATCAAAAGTGGCATGGAAGACAAGGACGAAAGCCTGCGCACCGTAGCCCTGGGGTTGTTGAACAACTCAAATGTCACCAAAGCAACCTTGCCCGGCATTGTTCAATCCGTATTTGGAAAAGGGACTACCCGCGAGCAACAACAATTGCTGGTGGTTATGGGCAAACTCGAATTGGACAAAACCCAGACCATTTTGGAAGACCTGGTGCAGCAATTGGCGGATAAAAAACTCTCCCCCAACTTGCGCCTGGAACTCAAAGAAGCCATTGACGCCTCTGGTTCTGCCAGCCTGAAAGCCAAAATGGATGCACTGAAGCCGGGTACATCGCCCTTGGATGCCTTTGCCGATGTGCTTTACGGAGGGAACCGCAATGAAGGAAGGAATATTTTCAACAATAATTCTGCTGCCCAATGTACCCGTTGCCACGCCATTCGTGGAGTAGGTGGAACTGCCGGACCATCACTCACGGATATTGCCAACACCCTGAGTCGTGAACAGCTGTTGCAGTCCTTGATTGAACCCAGTGCTCGCCTTGCACCAGGCTTCGGTACGGTCACCCTCAAGCTGAAGGATGGGCAAGAGGTTTTTGGCGTACTCGACAAGGAAACTGAAACTGCGTTGACGCTTAAAACTTCCGATGCAGAGCCGTTGGTGATTCCGATTGCCAGAATTGCCAGCCGAGACAATACGCCTTCGAGTATGCCCCCCATGGGCGAGGTGCTGTCAAAGCGGGAGATCCGGGATTTGGTGGAGTTTTTGTCGTTTTTGAAAAACTAGAAAAGGTTCGAGGGTTCGGGGGTTCGATGTTCGAGGCTTAGGTTCAGCCTCCTCGAACCCTCGAACCCCCGAACATCGAACCCCCGAACCCTTTTTTACATATGCTTTGGTCATTCATCTGACAAAAGGTTCCTTCTCATTTATCCCCCAAAATGGGTGAGTTGATTTTTGTGATTTTGTGCCCTTTTTAGGGCGTTTTTGCCAAAAAACTGCATTTTATCATTCAATTCCTGCATTTCGTCGCCGAAAAAATCCCCCAATTTGCAGGATTTACCACGTGTAGTGCCCCGCCTATCTTTAGCGAGTGTTTTTTGAGTCATTGTCAAAAAGCTCAAGACTATAATCAATCACTCACTAACCTATGTAAGGATGAAGCCAAATTTGTACTTGCTGGCCATTGGGTTGCTGCTCTGTGCATGCCCAATATTTGCCCAGGATGTTTCGGTAACCGGAACCGTGCTGTCCAAAGATGACAGCGAAGCGCTACCCGGCGTCAGTATTCTGGTAAAGGGAACCACCCGCGGAACAGTATCGGATATTGACGGCAAATATGCCCTCGTTGTCCCTTCTGACGCGGTACTTGTGTTTAGTTATACTGGTTTTACACAAGTTGAAGAAGCCGTTAATGGCCGTACCGTAATTGACCTGCAAATGGAAACCGATGTGCTCAAACTCAATGAGGTGATCGTAACCGCAGTAGGGATTTCGCGGGCACAAAAGGCCTTGGGGTATTCCGTTGAAAGGGTAGACGCAGAAAAAGTTCAACAAACCAGCGAACCCGATGTATTGCGTAGCCTTTCGGGTAAAGTGCCCGGCGTAAACATCATTGGTTCCAGTGGGGTGCCGGGTAGTGCCACCCGGATTACCTTGCGGGGCAACCGCTCGTTCTTCGGCAACAACCAACCCTTGATTGTCGTAGACGGGATTCCCTACAACAACGAAACGAATGGGGTCAACGCTTCCGGCAACAGTCAGCTTGTCGGGGGTGGCGCTTTTTCCAGCCGCCTTGCTGATTTGGATCCCAACAACATTGAATCCATCAACGTGCTTAAAGGAGGAGCCGCAGCAGCCCTGTATGGCATTCGTGCCGCCAACGGCGTGCTGCTCATTACCACCAAAACCGGAAGCTCCAGAGTGTCGAAAAAAGGCCTGGAAGTTACCTATTCTTCTTCTGTCTCATTGGAAAACATTGCCAATGTACCCGATTATCAAAACACCTATGGAACGGGTACCGGATTTGTATACGCAGCTTCAAATGGTTCCTGGGGTGCCCCATTTAAAAACGCAGTGGCCTACCCGACGATAGACTCTACTCCAATCTGGGCAACTTATGCCAATGCGTTTCCTACATTGCGCGGCACCAAATATCCTTATCGTGCTTATCCCAACAACGTAAAGGACTTTTTTGAAACCGGAGTGGTCGCAGAAAATTCCTTGACCATCTCGGGGGGTACCAACAAGAGCAGCCTCATTGCTACGATCTCCAAAATGGATCAAACCGGATACATTCCCAATTCCAGTTTCAAACGGTTCAACCTGAGCCTGGGAGGCAATACCACCCTGGACAATGGATTGATCATCAGTAGCAACCTGGCTTTTACGAATAGCCAGCAATTTGGTCCTTCCGGTGGGGCCAACAATGCCACTGGCAACGCTTCGGCTTTTGGGCGGACGATGTTTATGGGTCGCAACTGGCCACTGCAGGATTTACCTTTTGAAGACCCTACCACCCGGGGCAGTGTATTCTTTTTGCCGGTGGGCTCCGCCACCAATCCATATTGGAGCACGGAATACGATGGATTTAGTGCTGATGTCAATCGTATTGTGGCTAGTTTGGGTGCTAATTACAACCTTACACCCTGGTTGAGCGCAGCTTATAAAATTGGCATCAACAACTATTCGCAAAATGACAAAGAATGGTTCCGCCCAGGTTCACGTGGCGCGGGGGGCATTGGGCAAATTGCTGAGGGCACTACCGTTTTTACCGAAATTGAATCCAATTTGTTGCTGACTGCTACGACCCAACTCACCCCGGATTTCAATCTCCGAGCCGTAGTCGGCCACAACCTCAACCAACGCACCTTTAATGAACAAAGGGTTCGAGGCCAGAGCATGGTCAATTTTAATATTTTGGACCTCGACAATACCTCCAATGTCATTCCATTTGGTGGTGATTACGAGCGCCGGCGGCTGTACGGGATGTTTGCAGATTTGACCATCGATTACCGCGGTTTTGCCTTTCTAAACTTTACAGGACGCAACGATTGGTCTTCAACCTTGCCTGCTGAAAACCGCAGCTTCTTCTATCCTGGGGTCAATGGATCACTGGTTTTTACCGATGCCTTGAAAATGAAATCCTCGGTGCTGAATTATGGTAAAATTCGCGCCAGTTGGGCCACCGTGGGCAATGATGCTCCAGCTTACTCCCTACAGTCTATTTATTTGATCAACCTGGGAGCCAGCTCCAATCTCGTGGGAGCCATACGCCAAAATGATTTTCCTTTCCGCGGTTTATCGGCAGCAACACTGTCCAATACAGCTGCTGATCCCAATCTGAAGCCGGAATTTACCCGCAGTGTTGAGGTGGGTACAGAGTTGAAGTTTTTCACGGGAAGAATTGGCCTGGATGTAACTTATTACAAAACCCGCACCACTGACCAAATTGGTCGACTCTCTTTGCCCGCCGCTTCCGGTTTTAGCAATTTGCTGACCAATTTCGGGGTACTGGACAATGAAGGTATCGAAGTTGGGCTCAGTCTTGATCCGTTGCGCTCAGAAAAAGGGTTCAACTGGAACATCTACACCACTTTTACGCACAACAAAAACCTGGTCAGAGAATTGGCACCAGGCTTGGAAGAAATCGAAATTCAAGGTCTATTTGGGGGTAGTGTTACTCCGGTATTGCGCCCAGGCTTGCCTTATGGCGTCATTCGCGGCACCGTTTCCCAACGGGATGAAGAAGGCAATCTGTTGATTGATCCGAGCAATGGCCAGCTGATCACAGCTTTACAAGAAGACATCGTGGGAGATCCCAACCCTGACTTTATTCTGGGCCTTACCAATACGTTCTCTTTCCGGGGACTGAGTTTGAATGTGGTACTGGACTACCGCAAGGGGGGCGATTTGTACTCGGGCACGGTAGCTCAAATGCTCGGTCGTGGTGTACTCAAAGACACCGAAAAGCGGGAAATGAACTACGTGATCCCCGGCTTTTTGGGTGATCCCAATACGGGTTTACCTTTGCTGGATGAAAGGGGCAATAAAATATCCAACAATATTCAGGTTGAGCTGAACGACATGTACTTCGGCAATACATTCGCCTTGCTTGGCAACGATGAATGGGGGGTATTTGATGCAACGACCATCCGCATTCGCGAGGTAGGCCTTTCGTACACTTTGCCCAAAAACGTGCTCCAGCGCACGCCCATTGGGTCATTGCGAATCAGTGTTACTGGCCGTAACCTTTGGTACAAAGCACCAAATTTCCCAAAATCATCCAAATTCGATCCTGAGACCAGCACCTTTGGCAACCAAAACTTTGTGGGTTTTGAATACCAGGCTGCACCTTCGGTTCGTCGCATTGGTTTGAACTTGCAAGCGACATTTTAGAAGTTGGTAAAACATGAAAAACATGAAAACAAGCGTTAAATATAGTCTCAACATACTGGCTCTTACGGTTGGGCTGCTGGTATTTCCAGCCTGTGAAAAAGGCTTTTTGGACATCAACGTCGATCCCAACAACCCGACCGATGTACCCTTGACCCAATTGTTGCCTTACGCGGAGCTCGGTTTGTCCAACGCATTGTCGATGCACAGCCAGGGTTTGGGTGAACCCCTGGCCTGCTTCACGCATTACATCGTCACGCGCAACAACTTCAACAGCTATTTTGCCCAAGGCAACGATGGTGCAGTTGGTGACCCCTGGGATCAACTCTACTCCAATTCATTGACCGACTTGAAACAAATCATCGACATTGGTACCGAAGACGAAGCCTGGCATTTTGTAGGCGCAGCGCAATTGATGACGGCTTTTGTGATGGGTGCGATGGTGGATATTTGGGGCGATGTACCGTTTAGAGAAGCCAATTTGGGTGCCGAAAAGCCCTATCCCGTTTATGACCAGGGCAGTGCAATTTACGCGGATTTGCTCAAATTGGCGGATGAAGCCTTGGCCAATTTAGTCAAACCCAGCAACGTACGGATGGGCAATTCCGACCTCTTCTTTGCGGGTGATGCCGCCAAATGGCAACGTTTTGGCAATACCCTCAAGTTGCGTTTGTACAATCAGGCCCGCCTTACCCCAATCTACGACGATGCTGCAGTAAAAGCCTTGATCAGCGGTAACAAACTGATGGCAGCAGGAACGGATGATTTTGAAATGTTGTACGGCAACGTGGTTTCACCTGACACCCGCCATCCTTCTTTTATCGATGAGTACACCCAGGGGAGTCCTCAGTACAACATTAGTCCTTATTTTTATCAAATTATGCAAGGCAAAAGCCAGCTGAACACCATATTTAAGGACATTGTTGATCCACGCTTACCCTATTATTTCTACAAGCAACTCACGCCAACGCAGCCTGCCCAAAACGCAGTGTCTTACCGCGACGGCGGCTTTGTCTCGATTTGGTTTGGCTCATTAAACATCGATCCCAACGAAGGTTTTGACCAAAATACCTCCAAGACACTCATCGGGTTGTATCCGGCTGGTGGCAAATACGACGATGAACGAGGAGGAGCAGGCAACCTCAACAGTGGCCTGCGCGGTGCCGGATTCCATCGCATGTTGACTTACTTTACGAGCTTATACATCCGTGCCGAATTGGCCTTGACCCGCAGTACCGGCGAGAATGCCGAGGCCCTGTTCAAGCAGGCGATGGAAGAATCGTTTGCGGAGGTCAACCGCATTGCGACTACCGCCAGTGCACCCACGATTGCCAAAGCCGACATCGATGCATACGTGGGCAAAATAATCGCACTTTACCAGGCTGCCGACAACAACCGCAAACTTGAGCTGATCCTGACCCAAAAATGGATTGCCAATTTTGGTTTTGGGCTTGAAGCCTACAACGACGTGCGCCGCACGGGGTATCCGCTTCCCTTTGATCCCAAAACCGACAACAATCCGAATACCGAGTTGATCCGCAATTTCATCGTGTCGTTTCCTTATCCGACCACTGACTTGCAGATCAACCCTAATGCGCCTAAAACCCAGCGGGT includes these proteins:
- a CDS encoding DUF7133 domain-containing protein, with the translated sequence MAFKPNISKKLPLLAFLMLLIYSCMKLPQTISVQESSEKAAQKAKDLQGKTSIKLADGLQLNLWATDSLAPDPVAMDIDHLGRVYLTRTNRQKNSEFDIRGHRDWMTESIGLQSVEDRRAFLRKTFSPERSKENAWLEDLNGDGSHDWRDLAVERDEIWRLEDQNGDGMADKSTRILNDFFTEVTDVAGGLLVTAKNIFVAIAPDLWKIKYKKDAVGKKTSIANGYAVHIGFSGHGMSGVTEGPDGRIYWNIGDIGANITTVDGRNLPNPNSGIISRSNPDGSDFEIFATGLRNTHEFAFDEYGNLISSDNDGDHPGESERLVHVVEGSDAGWRSNWQYGKYTDPKNNRYNVWMEEKLYKPRWEGQAAYIIPPIMNYHNGPTGMVYNPGTALGSAWKNKFFLVEFVGTPARSPIWAFDLKPKGATFELKSETNVVTGILPTGIEFGPDGALYIADWVNGWGTKNYGRVWKLDVTAEKNDLAAERRETKRLMELDYEAQSNEQLGELLKYADMRIRQKSQFELVRRGGKGLGILTQAISQREHQLARIHGIWGVGQLTRSNPKYGTILLPLLKDADAEIIVQAVKMLGDANITTAGPALIPFLQHESPRLRFYAAEALGQLKHAPALEPLIALLKANNDEDLYIRHAAVLALSRIGQAEPIIALANNPSKALRTAAVLVLRKLKHEKIALFLNDSDEYIVTEAARAINDDLSIPAALPALAATLKEKRFTAEPLLRRAINAALRVGGASELDLLVAFATRTDISDLIKAEALATIGSWASPSLTDRVDGRYRGKLDRDPALARTKVKPFVADFLKESNPETLIAVAGLLANLDLTDNNETLAKIYNENSNVKVKAAVLTALNRLKYQGIEAVIKSGMEDKDESLRTVALGLLNNSNVTKATLPGIVQSVFGKGTTREQQQLLVVMGKLELDKTQTILEDLVQQLADKKLSPNLRLELKEAIDASGSASLKAKMDALKPGTSPLDAFADVLYGGNRNEGRNIFNNNSAAQCTRCHAIRGVGGTAGPSLTDIANTLSREQLLQSLIEPSARLAPGFGTVTLKLKDGQEVFGVLDKETETALTLKTSDAEPLVIPIARIASRDNTPSSMPPMGEVLSKREIRDLVEFLSFLKN
- a CDS encoding SusC/RagA family TonB-linked outer membrane protein, whose amino-acid sequence is MKPNLYLLAIGLLLCACPIFAQDVSVTGTVLSKDDSEALPGVSILVKGTTRGTVSDIDGKYALVVPSDAVLVFSYTGFTQVEEAVNGRTVIDLQMETDVLKLNEVIVTAVGISRAQKALGYSVERVDAEKVQQTSEPDVLRSLSGKVPGVNIIGSSGVPGSATRITLRGNRSFFGNNQPLIVVDGIPYNNETNGVNASGNSQLVGGGAFSSRLADLDPNNIESINVLKGGAAAALYGIRAANGVLLITTKTGSSRVSKKGLEVTYSSSVSLENIANVPDYQNTYGTGTGFVYAASNGSWGAPFKNAVAYPTIDSTPIWATYANAFPTLRGTKYPYRAYPNNVKDFFETGVVAENSLTISGGTNKSSLIATISKMDQTGYIPNSSFKRFNLSLGGNTTLDNGLIISSNLAFTNSQQFGPSGGANNATGNASAFGRTMFMGRNWPLQDLPFEDPTTRGSVFFLPVGSATNPYWSTEYDGFSADVNRIVASLGANYNLTPWLSAAYKIGINNYSQNDKEWFRPGSRGAGGIGQIAEGTTVFTEIESNLLLTATTQLTPDFNLRAVVGHNLNQRTFNEQRVRGQSMVNFNILDLDNTSNVIPFGGDYERRRLYGMFADLTIDYRGFAFLNFTGRNDWSSTLPAENRSFFYPGVNGSLVFTDALKMKSSVLNYGKIRASWATVGNDAPAYSLQSIYLINLGASSNLVGAIRQNDFPFRGLSAATLSNTAADPNLKPEFTRSVEVGTELKFFTGRIGLDVTYYKTRTTDQIGRLSLPAASGFSNLLTNFGVLDNEGIEVGLSLDPLRSEKGFNWNIYTTFTHNKNLVRELAPGLEEIEIQGLFGGSVTPVLRPGLPYGVIRGTVSQRDEEGNLLIDPSNGQLITALQEDIVGDPNPDFILGLTNTFSFRGLSLNVVLDYRKGGDLYSGTVAQMLGRGVLKDTEKREMNYVIPGFLGDPNTGLPLLDERGNKISNNIQVELNDMYFGNTFALLGNDEWGVFDATTIRIREVGLSYTLPKNVLQRTPIGSLRISVTGRNLWYKAPNFPKSSKFDPETSTFGNQNFVGFEYQAAPSVRRIGLNLQATF
- a CDS encoding SusD/RagB family nutrient-binding outer membrane lipoprotein, translated to MKTSVKYSLNILALTVGLLVFPACEKGFLDINVDPNNPTDVPLTQLLPYAELGLSNALSMHSQGLGEPLACFTHYIVTRNNFNSYFAQGNDGAVGDPWDQLYSNSLTDLKQIIDIGTEDEAWHFVGAAQLMTAFVMGAMVDIWGDVPFREANLGAEKPYPVYDQGSAIYADLLKLADEALANLVKPSNVRMGNSDLFFAGDAAKWQRFGNTLKLRLYNQARLTPIYDDAAVKALISGNKLMAAGTDDFEMLYGNVVSPDTRHPSFIDEYTQGSPQYNISPYFYQIMQGKSQLNTIFKDIVDPRLPYYFYKQLTPTQPAQNAVSYRDGGFVSIWFGSLNIDPNEGFDQNTSKTLIGLYPAGGKYDDERGGAGNLNSGLRGAGFHRMLTYFTSLYIRAELALTRSTGENAEALFKQAMEESFAEVNRIATTASAPTIAKADIDAYVGKIIALYQAADNNRKLELILTQKWIANFGFGLEAYNDVRRTGYPLPFDPKTDNNPNTELIRNFIVSFPYPTTDLQINPNAPKTQRVIAQDKVFWDVN